The sequence below is a genomic window from Tenacibaculum tangerinum.
GGTTGCCCAGAAGTGTTTATTACATTTACACCCGCTACCTCACCAATTAAAGCTTGAGATACATTTGAAAATGATTTAGCTTCAATGTTTTCAGCTTTAACCACAGATGCTGTACCAGCATAAGCCTTTTTAGTCGTTGTACCATAACCTACAACAACGACTTCTTCTAGTAAGTTATCTGTCTCTAAAACAACATTCATTTGATTAGAAGACCCGACAGTTCTTTCAGTCGATTTCATTCCAACAAAACTAAAAACTAAGACATCTCCAGTTTTTGCTTGAATAGTGTAATTTCCATCAAAATCGGTTTCAGTACCCTGAGTAGTACCTTTTTTTAGTATGGTAACCCCCGGTAATGGACCAGATTGATCTGAAACAGTACCTGAAATCGTTTTTTCTTGCGCAAAGGATATTTGCACAACCAACGCTAGGAATAGCGTTAAAATTCCATTAAACTTTGTTCTCATTATGTAATTATTTGAATTAATTAACCGCTAAAATCTTAAATAAATCTTAAATAAACAATTTTTTAACATAAAAAAGCCTCATGGGTTTAAATCCATGAGGCTTTTAGATAGTTATTTTCTAAATTTAATTATATTATTTGTCCCACCATAATTTAGTGAAAAGGTCGTCTGTACCTTGTGCAGCAACGGCTGCATCATAACCTACTTTGTTTTGAGTAGGTTCATTACTAGGATAGGCATGTCTTACAGGTATGCTATTACCAGTTAATGCATCTACCGCAGGTGTTAAAACAGGATAGTCTAACCTTCTCCACTCAGCCCATGCTTCGTAGGGTTGATAAAACAAAGCTAACCACTTTTGTTCAGCAATTTGATTCATTGCATTAGCTGCGTCGAAGGTAACTTCTGGACGGTTTAAATATTCATCATATACATCTACTTCCACCTCCAGAATCGTTCCATCAGGTTGAGGAATTTCATCTATTCTGATAGGTTCTACTTCCCATTGTTCCATAGAAGCTAGAATAGCTTCTTCGTAATAAGTTTGAGCATTACCAGGAATCCATCCTAACAAAACAGCTTCAGCTTTATTGAAAGCAATTTGAGCATAGGTAAACATTGGTAATGAAGTAGTACTTTCAAGAATCAAATCATTATTCATAAAAGAAACATCGGCGTTAGGTATAGAACCGGCATCTGCCCAACCGTATTGCAAACCTACAAAAGTACCTGAAGATTCTGCTGGTTCACCAAACATAGGTAGACGTGGGTCGTTAGTAGCTAACATTTTATCAACTAGAACATCACTTAAGCATTCATCTGTTCTACCTGCATCAACGTAATCGTCTTGATAAGGGTTGTCAAAAGAATCGTTATCGATACATGGATACATAATATTTTCACTCACAGATGAGATTGCACCACCCATGGCTTCATTAAACTTTGTTGCTGCATAACCAGTTGGGCTAGGATACACTTTTGCTAAACGAATAGCCATGTTCATTTTTAAAGTATTGGCAAACTTTTTCCATTGAGACATGTTTCCGTTAAAAATAATATCACCATCAGGACCACTACCGCCGTCCATTTGAGCTACCGCTTCATCAATTTTATCAAATAAGTCTTTGTAAATAGATTCCTGACTATCATACTTAGGATAAGGTTGTTGAACCCCACCGAAAGCTTCTGTGTAAGGTAACATACCCCAACGATCTGTCATCCATTGAAAATAATAAGCCCACATTATTTTAGCAACCGCTATTTGGTTATTGTTAGAACCATAAGCAGCCATAGCTTCTTTAGTAGTAGGGTCTGAGTTGATGTCAATAATAGTTTTTAATGCCTGTAAGGGTTTGTTATATAAACTCACTGTGGCTTCAGGTTTTGTTGGGTCAGCACCACTTCCAGTAATATTCCAATTAAAGTTAATTGTTTGATATCTCGATTCTTCTGTATATTGTGTTTGCGATAAATGTTGTACATATAAAGAAGGTGTAGCTGTCGAATTTAAGCTCAAAGCTCCGCTTAATGACCCTTGTGCACCAGTTAATAAAGATGGTGGTAAAGGATCTGAAGGGTTATTCAAGTTATCACTTGTTGACCCGAAATCATATGATTCACAGCTGACTAACGACGCAATAATTGCTGTAACTGCAAATCCCTTTAATATTAATTTTTTCATTGTTAAAATGCTATTTTAATTAAAATTTAACCTTGATATTCATACCAAATGTTCTACTACTAGGTAATTGTCCACCTTCAGCCCATCTATATCCTTGACCAATACCAGATCCACCATTAGTGTTTTCTATCTCTGAAGGATCAACACCCTCTACGTCAGAGTAAATTAGCCAAACATTGTTTGCAAAAGCGTTTACAGAAATACCTTCAACAAAAGTATTTGTGAAAATTTTAGCAGGTAAGTCATAGCCTAGTGAAATTTGTCTTAACTTAACGTAAGAAGCATCGTAAATCCATCTTTCGTGAAGTGCGAATAATCTGTTCCAATAAGTTTGAGATTCTACATAATATGAAATTGGCTGTCCACTAGTTGAATCAACTCCTTCTACTAACACCCCTCCAGTATTTGCATTGGCTGTACTGTCTCCATAAATCACATTAGGGTTAGTAGCGTTTGGATCGTCTGGGGTAGGAGCAGGAACATTAACTCCGCTTACATCATCTCTAACGGGGTTTCCTAAAGCGTTGTCTCCAACAGTAGGAGTTAACAATCCTGAGTAGTGACCAAACATTTGTGTTACAGAGAAGAATTTACCTCCTTTTTGGAAATCAATGTTGAAAGATAGATTGATGCCCTTGTAAGAAAATGAGTTGTTAAAACCACCGGTGAAGTCAGGTAACAAATTACCCAAATATTGGTTTTGTTCGAACTGAATTCTACCTTGACTATCTAATAACATATTGCCATTGTCATCTCTAGTAATTTTTCTACCATAAAAAGCACCCCACTCTTCACCTTTTCTAGCTTGTAATTGTAAACCTCTCCATGAGTTAGCTAAGGTTTGAGAAGTAATTTCTTCTCCAGTTACTGGGTCAATATACAATTCGTCTACTACTCTCTTTAAAGTAGCAAAGTTAATTCCTACATCCCATGTGAAATTTTCGTTCTTAACAGGGGTAGCACCAAGAGATACTTCAAAACCTGTAGAAGTAAACTTTCCAGAGTTAATTGCTGATGAAGTATAACCTGTAGCAGGAGACAATGGAATATCAATAGGTATTTGCTCATCCTTTCTGTCAAAGTATGTGAAATCTAAACGCAAGCGATTAGCAAAAAACTGTAATTCAGTACCAACCTCAAGTTCTGTTCTTTTACCTCCTTCAATCAATGGATTTGCTTGGTTAGCTGTAGAGTAAAAAGGTACAGTTCCGTTGTAAGAAGCTCCTGTAATATACGTTTGATCTAATCTGTTTAATCCAGGGAAATCTGGAGCTTCTGCATATCCTACTCTTACTTTACCAAAAGAAAAAGCTTCACTATCAATTAACTTATGGAATAGGAAACTCGCAGAACCTCCATACGTAATTTTTCTATTATTATCGCGATTAGCTTTAGAGTTCCAGTCACTTCTCACAGAACCGTCTAAGTATAACATATCGTTAAACCCAAGAGATGCCGTAGCAAAAAGTCCTCTGTTTTTCTCGTTCCACTCTCTGTTCGTATATTCAGGTCTGTCTTTAGAAGAGGCAACAGTGTAAATGCCAGGTATCGTTAAACCACCTACAGTAGCTCCTTCAATATATCTTCTTTGCCATTGTCTTAATTCAGTACCTGCAGTAGCGGTTAAATCAAGACTTTCACTTAAATCTTTTTGGTAAGTAGCAGCGGCAAAAAACTCTGTAGTGCTTATGGTTTCGTCTCTTTCAGTATAAGACGTTTGATTTAAACCGCCAAAAGCAACTCTCGAATCGCTTCTGTATGAATTCACAGTTCTTCTTAATTCAACGTTAAACTTTAAATCATCAGTAGCGTCGAAGTTTAATCCAATATTACCAAAAGTGGCATTTTTTGTTTGATTTTTAAGATTTTGATCTGTTTCAAAATAAGGAGAATCCCAATATAGAGGATTAATGTTACTGGTACTTCTTATGTTCCAAGTATAGAACTGACCATTTTGATTGTAGCTGTTTCTTAAACGCTTAAAATCTAATTGTCTTTGCCACCATTGGTTGAAGTTAGATGCTACACTTCCATAACCTCCAATAGGATCGTTCACAGTAGTTCTGTACTGGTAGTTCGCATTAGCATACACTTCGAACTTATCACTAATATCAAAACTAGCACTCAAACCAACCTGTCTTAAATCTCTACTTGAGTTTGGCATAACACCATCAACGTCAAAGTTTCTTAAAGAAGCTTTAATATTGTAGTCTTCGCCACCTTTAGAAAAGGTTAAAGAGGTATTTGTAGAAAGACCAGTGTTGAAAAAATCTTCAACATCATTTTCACTAGGAGACCATGGTCTTAACTTTCCATATTCAGAAGATCCTGGTATCCAACTATCCCAGTGTCTAACTAAAGTACCATCTAATCTTGGTCCCCAAGACTCATCAGCAGCATAGTTAGGAATGTTTTGACCATTTAAAACACCAAATTGTTGTGTATATCCACCACCGTATTGATTTTGGTAATCTGGAAGAATGTATACATTAGATACCTGTACAGATTGGTCTAAAACTACGGATGTTTTTCCGCTCTTAGCTTTCTTAGTTGTAATAATAACAACACCGTTTTTACCAATAGGACCATATAATGCTGTTGCAGCACTACCTTTAAGTACACTTAAATCTTCTATGTCATCGGTATTGATGTCAGCAGAACTTTCTACTTTAATACCGTCAACAACATATAGTAGATCTTGTTCACCTCTCAAACGAATCAAGGCATTACCAAAACCAGAAGAAGGAGCACCTATTAATTGTACCCCAGCAACTCTACCTGCAATAGAGTTGTTAATGTCAACTTCTCTCGTTTGAGTCAGCTGTTCGCTGTCTACAGATTGTTGAGCAAAACCTAAACTCTTTTTCTCTCTCTTAATACCAAGAGCTGTTACAACAACTTCGTCAAGAACGTTGTCGTTAGTCATAGTGATGTTCATTGTGTTAGAAGCACCAACTATTTTTTCTTGGGTTTTCATCCCAACAAAACTAAAAATAAGAACATCTCCAGCCTTTGCATTGATAGAAAATTTTCCATCAAAATCTGATTCTGTACCTGTATTTGTTCCTTTTTTTAATACATTAACTCCAGGTAAAGGTCCTGTTTCGTCAGAAACCGTACCTGAAATCGTTTTTTCTTGCGCAAAGGATATTTGCACAATCAACGCTAGGAATAGCGTTAAAATTCCATTAAACTTTGTTTTCATCATGTGATTATTTGAATTAATTGAGTCAAAAGTCATAAATAAAACTTAAAAAAACAAGGTATTTGTTAAAATATTCTAAAAAGCTCAGAAGTAAATTATACTTTATCTGTTTTATGGTAGTGTTTTAATAATACTTATTAGAACACTAGCTGTAAATGTTGATTGGTTTAAATTTGCACAACGCTGCGTGAAGAATGTTTTATAAAATAATTCCTTGATATTTGAATAATAGGAAAATTATCGTACATTTGCAGCCTCTTAAAAATTAGAGATTTAAGTACAAATTAAAAACAAGTAATAATTTAGTATGCCAACTATTCAACAATTAGTTCGTAAAGGAAGAACCAAAATAACTAAGAAGAGTAAATCGGCTGCTTTACAAGCATGTCCACAAAGACGTGGTGTTTGTACGCGTGTGTATACCACTACACCTAAAAAACCTAACTCAGCAATGCGTAAGGTAGCAAGGGTGCGTTTAACAAATGGTAACGAAATCAACGCGTATATCCCAGGTGAGGGGCACAACTTGCAAGAGCACTCGATAGTATTAGTTAGAGGTGGAAGGGTAAAAGATTTACCAGGTGTTAAATATCACGTGGTACGTGGAGCATTAGATACTGCAGGTGTTGAGGGTAGAACCCAACGCAGGTCTAAGTACGGTGCAAAACGCCCTAAAGACAAAAAGTAAAAAATAATTAGTAACTTTTTTAATGTAAAGACAT
It includes:
- a CDS encoding SusD/RagB family nutrient-binding outer membrane lipoprotein; protein product: MKKLILKGFAVTAIIASLVSCESYDFGSTSDNLNNPSDPLPPSLLTGAQGSLSGALSLNSTATPSLYVQHLSQTQYTEESRYQTINFNWNITGSGADPTKPEATVSLYNKPLQALKTIIDINSDPTTKEAMAAYGSNNNQIAVAKIMWAYYFQWMTDRWGMLPYTEAFGGVQQPYPKYDSQESIYKDLFDKIDEAVAQMDGGSGPDGDIIFNGNMSQWKKFANTLKMNMAIRLAKVYPSPTGYAATKFNEAMGGAISSVSENIMYPCIDNDSFDNPYQDDYVDAGRTDECLSDVLVDKMLATNDPRLPMFGEPAESSGTFVGLQYGWADAGSIPNADVSFMNNDLILESTTSLPMFTYAQIAFNKAEAVLLGWIPGNAQTYYEEAILASMEQWEVEPIRIDEIPQPDGTILEVEVDVYDEYLNRPEVTFDAANAMNQIAEQKWLALFYQPYEAWAEWRRLDYPVLTPAVDALTGNSIPVRHAYPSNEPTQNKVGYDAAVAAQGTDDLFTKLWWDK
- a CDS encoding SusC/RagA family TonB-linked outer membrane protein — translated: MMKTKFNGILTLFLALIVQISFAQEKTISGTVSDETGPLPGVNVLKKGTNTGTESDFDGKFSINAKAGDVLIFSFVGMKTQEKIVGASNTMNITMTNDNVLDEVVVTALGIKREKKSLGFAQQSVDSEQLTQTREVDINNSIAGRVAGVQLIGAPSSGFGNALIRLRGEQDLLYVVDGIKVESSADINTDDIEDLSVLKGSAATALYGPIGKNGVVIITTKKAKSGKTSVVLDQSVQVSNVYILPDYQNQYGGGYTQQFGVLNGQNIPNYAADESWGPRLDGTLVRHWDSWIPGSSEYGKLRPWSPSENDVEDFFNTGLSTNTSLTFSKGGEDYNIKASLRNFDVDGVMPNSSRDLRQVGLSASFDISDKFEVYANANYQYRTTVNDPIGGYGSVASNFNQWWQRQLDFKRLRNSYNQNGQFYTWNIRSTSNINPLYWDSPYFETDQNLKNQTKNATFGNIGLNFDATDDLKFNVELRRTVNSYRSDSRVAFGGLNQTSYTERDETISTTEFFAAATYQKDLSESLDLTATAGTELRQWQRRYIEGATVGGLTIPGIYTVASSKDRPEYTNREWNEKNRGLFATASLGFNDMLYLDGSVRSDWNSKANRDNNRKITYGGSASFLFHKLIDSEAFSFGKVRVGYAEAPDFPGLNRLDQTYITGASYNGTVPFYSTANQANPLIEGGKRTELEVGTELQFFANRLRLDFTYFDRKDEQIPIDIPLSPATGYTSSAINSGKFTSTGFEVSLGATPVKNENFTWDVGINFATLKRVVDELYIDPVTGEEITSQTLANSWRGLQLQARKGEEWGAFYGRKITRDDNGNMLLDSQGRIQFEQNQYLGNLLPDFTGGFNNSFSYKGINLSFNIDFQKGGKFFSVTQMFGHYSGLLTPTVGDNALGNPVRDDVSGVNVPAPTPDDPNATNPNVIYGDSTANANTGGVLVEGVDSTSGQPISYYVESQTYWNRLFALHERWIYDASYVKLRQISLGYDLPAKIFTNTFVEGISVNAFANNVWLIYSDVEGVDPSEIENTNGGSGIGQGYRWAEGGQLPSSRTFGMNIKVKF
- the rpsL gene encoding 30S ribosomal protein S12, whose protein sequence is MPTIQQLVRKGRTKITKKSKSAALQACPQRRGVCTRVYTTTPKKPNSAMRKVARVRLTNGNEINAYIPGEGHNLQEHSIVLVRGGRVKDLPGVKYHVVRGALDTAGVEGRTQRRSKYGAKRPKDKK